Proteins encoded within one genomic window of Arachis ipaensis cultivar K30076 chromosome B08, Araip1.1, whole genome shotgun sequence:
- the LOC107614530 gene encoding uncharacterized protein LOC107614530, with product MRDIMSCFSENAVNVRQQASCSSYSSSSNACINPSLTPSTRNSVSSVYRSTLSNKHQILMITVTWCKSFSNQGLTISFGTQDPPSPPFRLNTNSRFFRKKKGSKLMVESSNHESRIEVFWDLSNAKYDTGPEPVDGFYVAVVVGLEIALIIGHIAEESVTKKLKAMAATSSGKFSLLSRREHCSGNTLYTTKAQFCENGTWHDIMIRCSGGNGNEGLLKSSSSSSSPPPALMVCIDKKTVIRVKRLQWNFRGNQTIFVDGLLVDLLWDVHNWFFNPSSSSSSSGYAVFMFRTRSGLDSRLWLQEKPSLKDKDALEFSFLIYACKTA from the coding sequence atgagGGACATAATGTCATGTTTTAGTGAGAACGCAGTGAATGTGAGACAACAAGCTTCATGTTCTAGCTACTCATCATCAAGCAACGCTTGCATCAATCCAAGCCTCACACCTTCAACAAGAAACTCAGTTTCCTCTGTTTACAGATCAACACTCTCCAACAAGCACCAGATTCTGATGATCACAGTCACATGGTGCAAGAGCTTCTCCAATCAAGGACTCACTATAAGCTTTGGAACACAAGATCCACCATCACCACCTTTCAGGCTCAACACCAATTCAAGGTTCTtcaggaagaagaaaggaagcaAATTGATGGTTGAATCTTCCAATCATGAGTCAAGAATTGAAGTCTTCTGGGATCTTTCCAATGCTAAATACGACACTGGACCTGAACCGGTTGATGGTTTCTATGTTGCGGTTGTTGTTGGTTTGGAAATAGCACTGATCATTGGTCACATAGCAGAAGAATCAGTTACCAAGAAGCTAAAAGCCATGGCAGCAACAAGTTCGGGTAAATTCTCATTGTTATCAAGAAGAGAGCATTGTTCAGGTAACACACTTTACACCACAAAGGCTCAGTTCTGTGAAAATGGAACGTGGCATGATATCATGATAAGGTGCAGTGGTGGAAATGGAAATGAAGGGTTGTTAAAGTCTTCTTCGTCTTCGTCGTCGCCGCCGCCGGCTCTGATGGTTTGCATTGATAAGAAGACAGTGATCCGTGTGAAGAGGCTTCAGTGGAATTTCAGGGGAAATCAAACAATTTTTGTTGATGGTTTGCTGGTTGATTTACTTTGGGATGTTCATAACTGGTTCTTcaatccttcttcttcttcttcttcttctgggtATGCAGTGTTCATGTTCAGAACAAGGAGTGGTTTGGATAGCAGATTGTGGCTGCAAGAGAAgccttcactcaaagataaagatgcTCTTGAATTCTCATTCCTCATCTATGCTTGTAAGACTGCATAA
- the LOC107610403 gene encoding uncharacterized protein LOC107610403: protein MLLSLLGESGAGTSYYQYGLFFISSSFSVLRPIDRVNKRGEGDGGGGGGSGVGGGGVAVGVDDDDDVDFIDVVFLGGGGKGGGGGGGSKGAGGDGGRVEHSINKGGAPPIFRTGGQNYHRIGSLLPLKSEKPKFAQLYIYDTENEITNRMESFRSNIIAELMETEIVSSLKVMMDENNVLAKAFRSARDRYQIDGSADVKLRLITRRNTDARTYNLPTASEVAALILGDIDESGVNRDIIIETKSRILQRIEVVHPMYLALQYPLLFSYGEDGYRLHIATSSRPNVRRTEKRSTISMRDFFAYRLQRRTNESQILLRSRRLLQQFTVDAYTMVESERLLYLRLKQPTLRLGKFKQLHECMVRGETNAVNTGQRIILPKSFTCGPRYMFNNCKDAFTICKYAGYPSYFITMTYCLTIEFQKRGLPHAHLLLFMHPESKPRTVDDIDKVIKTEISDKRENPKLYAAVEKYMVHGPCGHLNSKSQCMINGKCSKFFPKAFRDRTIIDEAGFPRYQRRDDGRTVSKKNIKVDNSFIVPYNPGLFLKFGCYINVEYTCQTSAIKYLFKYISACEAAWRLFGYPIQMKEPAVIRLPFHLPDDMPIVYKDTDTIQSVVETSFFKQSMLIGWFKANEAHNDKARLCAIGRISHIPPMNKEDYYLRLLLNIQKGCTSFSDLRTVDGVVYDSFKDVCYALGLLQDDREFIDAISEAGTWHSATF from the exons ATGTTATTGTCTTTACTTGGGGAGAGTGGTGCTGGAACCTCTTATTACCAATATGGTctattcttcatttcttcttctttttctgtcCTTAGACCCATTGACAG agtaaataaaagggGGGAGGGGGACGGCGGCGGCGGTGGTGGTAGTGGCGTTGGTGGTGGTGGAGTGGCAGTgggtgttgatgatgatgatgatgttgattttaTTGATGTTGTTTTTCTTGGTGGTGGAGGtaaaggtggtggtggtggtggtgggagtAAAGGTGCTGGTGGTGATGGAG GAAGAGTTGAACATTCGATAAACAAAGGTGGTGCACCTCCTATCTTTCGCACTGGAGGTCAAAATTATCACCGTATTGGCAGTTTACTACCACTGAAAAGTGAGAAACCAAAATTTGCCCAGCTATACATTTATGATACTGAGAATGAGATTACAAACCGCATGGAATCATTTAG GTCAAACATCATTGCAGAATTGATGGAAACTGAAATTGTTTCGTCCTTGAAAGTCATGATGGATGAAAATAATGTCCTAGCAAAGGCATTTCGTTCAGCACGGGATAGATACCAAATTGATGGCTCTGCTGATGTTAAGTTACGGTTAATAACCAGAAGAAATACTGATGCAAGGACATATAATTTGCCAACGGCATCTGAAGTTGCTGCACTGATACTTGGAGATATTGACGAGAGCGGAGTTAATAGGGATATAATAATTGAGACAAAATCAAGAATCTTGCAGAGGATAGAAGTAGTACATCCAATGTACCTTGCTCTTCAATATCCTTTATTGTTTTCATACGGTGAGGATGGTTACAGATTACATATAGCTACTTCTTCTCGACCAAATGTCAGAAGAACTGAGAAAAGATCAACAATAAGCATGAGAGACTTCTTTGCATACAGACTTCAGAGAAGGACTAACGAGTCTCAAATCCTTTTGCGGTCAAGAAGATTACTGCAACAATTCACAGTAGATGCCTACACTATGGTTGAGTCAGAACGACTTTTATACTTACGATTGAAACAACCAACCTTGAGGCTAGGCAAGTTCAAGCAATTGCATGAGTGTATGGTTCGTGGTGAAACTAATGCCGTTAACACTGGACAAAGAATTATTCTCCCAAAGAGCTTTACCTGTGGTCCAAGGTACATGTTCAACAATTGCAAAGATGCTTTTACAATATGTAAATATGCTGGATATCCAAGTTACTTTATCACTATGACAT ATTGTCTAACCATAGAATTTCAGAAGAGAGGTCTACCTCATGCCCATCTTCTTTTATTCATGCATCCGGAATCAAAACCACGAACTGTTGATGACATAGACAAGGTTATTAAGACAGAGATTTCAGATAAGAGGGAAAATCCAAAATTGTATGCTGCTGTTGAGAAATATATGGTTCATGGTCCATGCGGTCATTTAAATAGTAAGAGCCAATGCATGATCAATGGTAAATGCTCAAAGTTTTTTCCCAAAGCATTCCGAGATAGGACAATTATTGACGAAGCAGGCTTTCCAAGATATCAAAGAAGAGATGATGGGCGAACTGTatcaaagaaaaatataaaggtTGACAATTCCTTCATAGTTCCGTACAATCCCGGTCTTTTTCTAAAATTTGGATGTTACATCAATGTTGAGTATACTTGCCAAACTTCAGCAATCAAATATCTGTTCAA ATATATATCAGCATGTGAAGCTGCATGGAGATTGTTTGGTTATCCTATTCAAATGAAGGAACCAGCAGTAATAAGATTGCCATTCCATCTTCCTGATGATATGCCAATTGTCTACAAAGATACCGATACAATTCAGTCAGTTGTTGAGACTTCTTTTTTCAAGCAATCTATGTTGATTGGATGGTTCAAAGCAAATGAAGCCCATAATGAT AAAGCAAGGCTATGTGCCATAGGAAGGATATCTCATATACCACCAATGAATAAGGAAGATTACTATCTAAGGCTACTTTTGAACATTCAAAAGGGATGCACGAGTTTCAGTGATCTAAGAACAGTTGATGGTGTCGTTTATGACTCCTTCAAAGATGTATGCTATGCTCTAGGACTGTTGCAGGATGACAGAGAATTCATTGATGCAATCTCTGAAGCAGGAACATGGCACTCTGCAACTTTTTAA
- the LOC107610401 gene encoding ATP-dependent DNA helicase PIF1-like gives MRLSLGENNIQELRNFAEWLLKISDGLAGDTTDDESIVHIPSDILVKNSETALDDLIDFVYPDMLSNLSVENYFKDRAILAPTLDCVTDVNNKMTAGLPGQERVYLSSDSVCAEEGNMEFELDAFSPEILNGINCSGLPPHKLVLKVGAPVMLLRNIDQTNSLCNGTRMQVRRMGNHVIECKTLTGNKAGSIVLIPRLNLIPNNETLPVRFQRRQFPIIMSFAMTINKSQGQTLSKVGIYLLRPVFTDGQLYVALSRVTSKDGLRVLLQDHGYLEDNCTMNVVYREVFESL, from the coding sequence ATGAGATTGTCACTAGGTGAAAACAACATACAAGAACTCAGAAATTTTGCAGAATGGCTACTCAAAATTAGTGATGGTTTGGCTGGTGATACAACAGATGATGAATCGATCGTTCATATACCATCTGACATTTTGGTTAAGAACTCTGAGACAGCTTTGGATGACCTCATTGATTTCGTGTATCCAGATATGTTATCCAATTTATCAGTTGAAAATTATTTCAAGGATAGAGCAATTCTTGCACCAACTTTGGATTGTGTCACTGATGTCAACAACAAGATGACCGCAGGGTTACCTGGACAAGAAAGAGTCTACTTAAGTTCAGACTCTGTGTGTGCTGAGGAGGGAAATATGGAATTTGAGTTAGATGCTTTCTCGCCGGAGATTCTAAATGGAATAAATTGTTCAGGTCTACCACCACACAAGTTGGTTCTGAAGGTTGGCGCTCCTGTTATGTTGCTGCGGAATATAGACCAAACTAATAGTTTGTGCAATGGAACGAGGATGCAAGTTAGAAGAATGGGAAATCATGTGATAGAATGCAAGACTTTAACTGGTAACAAAGCTGGAAGTATTGTTCTTATCCCAAGACTGAATCTAATTCCAAATAATGAAACATTGCCGGTTAGGTTTCAAAGAAGACAATTCCCAATTATCATGTCATTTGCAATGACAATAAATAAGTCACAGGGACAAACTCTATCGAAAGTTGGAATTTACCTTTTAAGGCCAGTTTTTACCGATGGTCAATTGTATGTTGCGTTATCAAGGGTAACGAGTAAAGATGGTTTGCGAGTGCTGTTGCAAGATCATGGATACTTGGAAGATAACTGCACGATGAATGTGGTATATAGAGAAGTTTTTGAGAGCCTATAA